DNA from Bombus vancouverensis nearcticus chromosome 14, iyBomVanc1_principal, whole genome shotgun sequence:
CAAATTTAAGTACCACGTCAAATggaattacttaaaattctcaacgaggattgattgtaaatagtctaccaaataaaaaaaacttcTTTATCGCAATTGGAAAGAATTTGAAGACTGTGAATGTTGAAAGTTGGAaggatttaaataattaaacgcTCTGTtcatttgcaaaataaaattgttttattcaATTCAATTTGTATGTTTACAATAATCGTACAGTTTTACAACGAGTTCGTAATTttctgtataataatttgtgtaGTTAAATCATTTTACGGTGATTTGATTTCGTCGCAGGATTAATGGAGTTACAACAACTCGATACAAAAATAACGATCGAAAACTTACACGTGCATGTGGTATGGCGCAGCGTTTTGGTGCTTATTTTCGAATCGTCATTAAGTAACTGCTTTTAACCAATTCTGTATGGCCCGATACGAACCCGCATTCCCCCGCCCCTTATATATGCTCGTTTCACCCTTCAAAGCAAAGAAGGGTATAGTTCGATTATTTGATCGCTAGAGGCGGTAATTCGTGGAACGGACTTTTGGCTGTATTTCTTCCATGCTCATCGGCAATCTCCCTGCTCATTTCTGCTATCAATATATACGTTCCCGAATTACCGTTAGATGGAGCTATAGAGACTTCTCACTAGATATGGTGAAGATAGAACATTTTATTCAAAGTTCAGAAAACCGCATTCGTGCATCTTTATGTCAATAGCTTTTAATTTGTAACCATAGAgtgattatttattaaattgtctTTTAAAACATAAACAATGTTGATCAAAGTGAAGGTAAGAACATTGACCGGCGGAGGTGGACCTACGACATTTATAACAAGTTCTGAAAATATATTCTAACCTTGTTTCAGACTCTTACCGGAAAGGAGGCAAGTAACTGCAAAATAATCTTAtgtattttaaatacaatttggCGATTTAATATGTAACATAACGTTTATCTTTATATACACTTAGAAAAAAGAACAGTTATAGCAGTAAAATCATCATTCTAATAAAATCATGTTGTCagttaaaaatagaaaatttgacacttgatgtaattaataataatgtattatCACAAATTAGAGTTTGTTTCCAATAATGGATATATTCTTCCTCCATTGTTATTTACTATTACTTCCACATATTGTTGTTTACTATTAAGTTTCACAAATACATCGTTAATATGTATGATTAATAGATGCATATTTAAGTTTAAGAGCAATCACAGATATCATTATTCTCATAGATTGAAATAGATATAGAACCTACAGATAAAGTAGAAAGGATCAAGGAGAGAGTGGAAGAAAAGGAAGGGATACCGCCTCAACAACAGCGATTGATATTTTCTGGAAAGCAAATGTAGGTATCATAATTGAATATAGAAATAATATACACAACTGTACAAGATAATTTGCTAAAGAGAAAATTATGTTTTAATGTTTCATTCGATATTGCTTTTAGTATGAAACTGCTTAAAGCATGGTGTAACACATAGCCCTACATTACAATAAGCGCAATAGTAACGAGATTCCTTCCGCATTCCCTTAGATGCGCAAACTTTACATCTTCTTGTAGCATTCATCTTCTTCGGTGTTGATGGAACATACTCTGGAAAGTGACTTTCTACAGTCCTTACTGAATCTGAGTCGTATAGTTGTCCTGGTTTTCTGGTTCCTGTTCCATCAATTATGATATTTTAACATCAtttcttctt
Protein-coding regions in this window:
- the Nedd8 gene encoding nedd8 ubiquitin like modifier yields the protein MLIKVKTLTGKEIEIDIEPTDKVERIKERVEEKEGIPPQQQRLIFSGKQMNDEKTAQDYKVQGGSVLHLVLALRGGL